One genomic segment of Paenibacillus durus includes these proteins:
- the rimM gene encoding ribosome maturation factor RimM (Essential for efficient processing of 16S rRNA): MTESLLTVGKLVNTHGIRGEIKILSRTDFPEVRFAPGSKLLIFPEDGKGQFEVTVEAAREHKGMYIVKLKGYNDINQVEKYKGSLIKVTEGDRVELPENEYYFHDIIGCEVYTAEAEAAPLGVISEILTPGANDVWVVRRPKGQDILIPVIDDVVLDVDVPNKRVKIQLMEGLLS; this comes from the coding sequence ATGACGGAATCGCTGTTAACGGTAGGCAAGCTGGTCAATACCCACGGGATTCGCGGCGAGATCAAAATATTATCCCGGACCGATTTTCCCGAGGTGAGGTTTGCTCCGGGGAGTAAGCTCCTGATTTTTCCGGAAGATGGAAAAGGACAGTTTGAGGTCACCGTGGAGGCGGCACGCGAGCATAAGGGAATGTATATCGTAAAGCTGAAGGGCTATAACGACATCAACCAGGTGGAAAAATATAAAGGCAGTCTGATCAAAGTTACAGAGGGCGACCGCGTGGAACTGCCGGAGAACGAGTACTATTTTCACGATATTATCGGCTGCGAGGTCTACACAGCTGAAGCAGAGGCTGCGCCGCTTGGCGTGATTTCTGAGATTCTGACCCCCGGCGCTAACGATGTTTGGGTTGTCAGACGTCCCAAAGGCCAGGATATACTGATACCCGTTATTGACGACGTAGTACTTGATGTTGATGTTCCGAACAAGCGTGTGAAGATTCAGCTGATGGAAGGACTGCTGTCATGA
- a CDS encoding KH domain-containing protein, producing MEELVAVIAKALVDHPEDVTVRTVEKDHLIVYELSVHPSDVGKVIGKQGRIAKALRTVVTSAAVKSDKRVTVDILS from the coding sequence ATGGAAGAATTAGTTGCAGTTATTGCTAAGGCTTTAGTGGATCATCCGGAAGATGTGACGGTGCGGACCGTGGAGAAGGATCATCTGATTGTATATGAACTTTCCGTTCATCCGAGTGATGTGGGCAAGGTCATCGGCAAGCAGGGGCGGATCGCCAAAGCGCTCCGGACAGTCGTCACATCGGCAGCAGTCAAGAGCGATAAGCGTGTCACCGTGGATATTTTATCCTGA
- a CDS encoding acyltransferase family protein — translation MKYFNYKLISTYRTQLMGISILWIVFFHSTINTSSFPIINTFKTIGYGGVDIFLMLSGLGLYFSWQKDNNVITFYKRRLLRIIPTYMIFVFIICLLYWYVGEMSLTDVVLNLTTLSFWVDSKNKFDWYVPAILVLYLLTPVFMHYFKSKNKYISVAAAILIGLLITVVITPTPLSYLNIFTIRIPIFFIGFLVGYWIETRKKANLLHLVVNIVMAILGLIFLAVSIKNLPYEFSWHYGLFWYPFILITLPLCMFAAAFLQTLSKLGIKKFIFLTFCGTHSLEIYLIHERVLNITAKISGNLSIDNFIYNLICILITLLMAFLLKKSIASFTAKFTRTIQSRKVA, via the coding sequence ATGAAATATTTTAATTATAAGTTAATTAGTACATACCGTACTCAACTGATGGGGATATCCATATTATGGATTGTATTTTTTCACTCTACGATTAATACCTCCTCTTTTCCAATCATTAATACATTTAAAACAATCGGATATGGAGGAGTAGATATTTTTTTGATGTTATCTGGTTTGGGGTTATATTTCTCGTGGCAGAAAGACAATAACGTTATAACATTTTATAAGAGACGACTACTGCGTATTATTCCAACTTATATGATATTTGTATTTATTATTTGTCTCCTTTATTGGTATGTTGGTGAAATGTCGCTTACAGATGTAGTTTTGAATTTGACCACACTAAGTTTTTGGGTGGACTCTAAAAATAAATTTGATTGGTATGTCCCAGCAATTTTGGTTCTATATTTACTTACACCCGTATTTATGCACTATTTCAAGTCGAAAAACAAGTATATTTCAGTTGCTGCGGCTATTCTTATTGGATTACTAATAACTGTTGTTATTACACCAACACCTCTATCTTATCTAAATATTTTTACTATAAGAATTCCAATATTTTTCATAGGGTTTCTTGTAGGTTATTGGATTGAGACCCGTAAAAAAGCTAACTTGTTACATTTAGTAGTAAATATAGTGATGGCAATTTTGGGTTTAATCTTTTTAGCTGTAAGTATAAAGAATTTACCATATGAATTTTCATGGCACTATGGCTTATTTTGGTATCCATTTATTTTAATTACATTACCTTTGTGTATGTTTGCGGCAGCCTTTTTACAAACCCTTTCAAAGCTTGGTATTAAAAAATTTATCTTCTTAACTTTCTGCGGTACACACAGTCTTGAAATATATTTGATCCATGAAAGGGTTTTAAATATTACTGCTAAAATAAGCGGAAATCTAAGTATAGACAATTTTATATATAATCTAATTTGCATTTTAATTACTTTACTAATGGCATTTTTGCTAAAAAAATCAATAGCTAGCTTTACCGCTAAATTCACGAGAACTATTCAATCAAGAAAAGTGGCTTAA
- the ffh gene encoding signal recognition particle protein encodes MAFEGLTGRLQSVFSKLRGKGKVSEDDVNEAMREVRLALLEADVNFKVVKDFVAKVKEKAIGTEVMSSFTPGMVIIDIVNKELTELMGGSQAKLAKANKPPTVIMMAGLQGAGKTTTSGKLAKLLQKGNHRPLLVAGDIYRPAAIKQLQVLGEQIKAPVFTLGDKTSPVEIAKQGLQHAKDNNLDYVIIDTAGRLHIDEDLMEELKQIHAAVNPDEVLLVVDAMTGQDAVNVADSFNKQLELTGVVLTKLDGDTRGGAALSVKAVTGCPIKFAALGEKIDALEPFHPERMASRILGMGDMLSLIEKAQANIDADKAKEMERKMRNAEFTFDDFLEQMDQVKKLGPIDQILDMLPGMNKAKGMKDLKVDDKQMGRVEAIVHSMTKQEKSQPEIINHNRRKRIAAGSGTSLAEVNRLIKQFDEMRRMMKQFSGMMGGMGGGKASKKNAMKQLKALGGKGMKFPFR; translated from the coding sequence AAACGAGGCAATGCGCGAGGTGCGCCTTGCGCTGCTCGAAGCGGACGTTAACTTTAAGGTCGTCAAGGACTTTGTGGCGAAGGTGAAGGAGAAGGCCATCGGTACAGAAGTGATGTCGAGCTTCACGCCGGGCATGGTGATCATCGACATCGTGAACAAGGAATTGACGGAGCTGATGGGCGGAAGCCAGGCGAAGCTGGCCAAGGCGAATAAGCCGCCGACCGTCATTATGATGGCGGGCCTCCAGGGCGCCGGTAAGACGACGACTTCCGGCAAGCTGGCTAAGCTGCTGCAAAAGGGAAATCACCGTCCGCTGCTCGTGGCCGGCGACATTTACCGTCCCGCTGCGATCAAGCAGCTTCAGGTGCTCGGAGAGCAGATCAAGGCGCCGGTGTTCACACTGGGCGACAAGACAAGCCCGGTTGAGATCGCGAAGCAAGGTCTGCAGCATGCCAAGGACAATAACCTCGATTATGTCATTATCGATACCGCCGGCCGTCTGCATATTGATGAAGACCTCATGGAAGAACTGAAGCAGATTCATGCGGCCGTGAATCCGGATGAAGTGCTGCTCGTGGTCGACGCCATGACCGGTCAGGACGCCGTGAACGTGGCCGACAGCTTCAACAAGCAGCTTGAGCTGACCGGCGTCGTGTTAACGAAGCTTGACGGTGATACCCGCGGCGGTGCCGCCCTCTCCGTTAAGGCCGTAACCGGCTGCCCGATCAAGTTCGCCGCTCTCGGCGAGAAGATCGACGCGCTGGAGCCTTTCCATCCGGAGCGGATGGCTTCGCGGATTCTCGGTATGGGCGACATGCTGTCGCTGATCGAGAAGGCGCAGGCCAACATCGACGCCGACAAGGCAAAGGAAATGGAACGTAAGATGCGCAATGCGGAGTTTACGTTCGATGATTTCCTGGAGCAAATGGATCAGGTCAAGAAGCTCGGCCCGATCGACCAAATCCTCGACATGCTCCCGGGCATGAACAAAGCCAAAGGCATGAAGGATTTGAAGGTCGACGACAAGCAGATGGGCCGCGTCGAAGCGATTGTGCATTCGATGACGAAGCAGGAGAAGAGCCAGCCCGAGATCATCAACCACAACCGCCGCAAGCGGATCGCCGCCGGCAGCGGCACCTCGCTTGCCGAGGTGAACCGGCTCATCAAGCAGTTCGATGAGATGCGCCGGATGATGAAGCAATTCTCTGGCATGATGGGCGGAATGGGCGGAGGCAAAGCCTCCAAGAAGAACGCCATGAAGCAGCTTAAAGCGCTCGGCGGCAAAGGCATGAAGTTCCCCTTCCGCTAA
- a CDS encoding DUF4097 family beta strand repeat-containing protein, with protein sequence MRKSMKKVTMAALFAALLLAGCTPLPGKSADSASNDMETSMRDIGQAAESFGETIQQNVGEAVGSAAQTIEDTADHVSDQLKSGRITKQLSTQSPVGSASTLVLDNSVGDIELKPGSGTDLNVTATIISYNALGRKDTSQRILNSAEVSIRESGGELKVNTHPKDKPDTDLWSWASRTYGTSDFSISYIIEIPASISQFDIKGDVGKIKLHGLTGTYHISSDVGSVSIEDAHITGKSSINTDTGSISLAIAAMDSSSSLTASTDVGSIKAALEQSLSCTLEADTDLGRVSGVPSGKSDINGGGPLLSLSSSVGAISVTK encoded by the coding sequence TTGAGAAAAAGTATGAAGAAAGTGACAATGGCTGCCCTATTTGCGGCGCTGCTTCTAGCAGGCTGTACACCGCTTCCCGGGAAGTCGGCGGACAGCGCGAGCAACGATATGGAGACCTCGATGCGGGACATCGGGCAGGCAGCGGAGTCATTCGGTGAGACTATTCAGCAAAACGTCGGGGAGGCAGTGGGTAGCGCCGCGCAAACGATTGAAGACACTGCGGATCACGTATCGGACCAGCTCAAGTCTGGAAGAATCACCAAACAACTCTCCACCCAGAGTCCGGTCGGTTCGGCTTCGACGCTTGTCCTTGATAATTCGGTAGGCGATATTGAATTAAAGCCGGGCAGTGGAACCGATTTAAATGTAACCGCAACGATTATTTCTTACAATGCTCTTGGCAGAAAAGATACCAGCCAGCGCATTTTAAACAGCGCCGAAGTATCCATTCGGGAGAGCGGCGGCGAACTGAAAGTGAACACTCATCCGAAAGATAAGCCAGACACCGATTTATGGTCATGGGCAAGCAGAACGTACGGCACCTCCGACTTCAGTATCTCATACATTATTGAAATTCCCGCAAGCATTAGCCAGTTTGACATTAAGGGCGATGTCGGAAAAATCAAACTTCACGGATTAACGGGCACCTACCATATCTCCAGCGATGTCGGAAGTGTGAGTATTGAAGATGCACATATTACAGGGAAATCCAGCATAAACACCGACACCGGCAGCATTTCACTTGCTATTGCCGCAATGGACAGCAGTTCCTCCCTCACTGCCAGCACTGATGTAGGCAGCATAAAAGCAGCTTTGGAGCAATCGCTGAGCTGCACGCTTGAGGCAGACACCGATCTCGGCCGCGTTTCCGGAGTACCCTCCGGCAAGAGCGATATTAATGGAGGCGGACCGCTCCTCTCCCTCTCCTCTTCCGTGGGTGCGATCAGTGTAACGAAATAA
- the trmD gene encoding tRNA (guanosine(37)-N1)-methyltransferase TrmD: protein MRIDVLTLFPEMCEGVFGTSILGKAREKGIVRLNAVNFRDYANNKHGSVDDTPYGGGGGMVLKPEPIFAAVEHILDNLEGRSVTESETESADPTHLIPAGEGSEDRTAGLDQAENVNPRIILMCPQGRTFDQRIAEELAKEEHLIFICGHYEGYDERIREHLVTDELSIGDYVLTGGELPALTVIDAVVRLQPGALGNESSAVTDSFSTGLLEYPHYTRPPEFRGWKVPDMLLSGHHANIEAWRREQSLKRTLERRPELLEQAELTAKDHKLLERLKAELNEARACSRSEEEKASF from the coding sequence ATCCGGATCGATGTGCTGACGCTTTTTCCGGAAATGTGTGAAGGCGTATTCGGGACAAGTATTCTGGGCAAGGCGCGGGAAAAAGGCATCGTCCGGCTGAATGCGGTGAACTTCCGCGATTATGCGAACAACAAGCACGGCAGTGTCGATGACACTCCTTATGGCGGCGGCGGCGGGATGGTGCTCAAGCCTGAGCCGATCTTTGCCGCAGTGGAGCATATTCTGGACAATCTGGAGGGCCGGTCAGTGACAGAGAGCGAAACGGAAAGCGCAGATCCGACGCACTTGATCCCAGCTGGCGAAGGGTCTGAAGATAGAACAGCGGGCTTGGATCAAGCGGAGAACGTCAACCCGCGTATTATACTCATGTGTCCGCAAGGCCGGACTTTCGATCAGCGAATCGCTGAGGAGTTGGCCAAGGAGGAGCATCTTATTTTTATTTGCGGACATTACGAGGGCTATGACGAGCGTATCCGCGAGCATCTGGTTACGGATGAATTGTCCATCGGTGACTATGTGCTGACAGGCGGAGAACTGCCCGCGCTCACAGTTATCGACGCGGTAGTCCGTCTACAGCCCGGAGCGCTTGGGAATGAGTCCTCCGCGGTGACTGATTCGTTCAGCACGGGGCTGCTGGAGTACCCGCATTACACGCGTCCGCCTGAGTTTCGGGGCTGGAAGGTGCCGGATATGCTGCTGAGCGGCCATCACGCCAATATCGAAGCGTGGAGGAGAGAGCAGTCGCTGAAGCGAACGCTGGAACGCAGACCCGAGCTGCTTGAGCAGGCGGAGCTTACAGCAAAAGACCATAAGCTGCTGGAACGATTGAAAGCAGAATTAAATGAGGCTCGTGCCTGCAGCCGCAGCGAAGAAGAGAAGGCGTCTTTTTAA
- the rpsP gene encoding 30S ribosomal protein S16 — protein MAVRIRLKRMGAHKAPFYRVVVSDSRSPRDGRFIEEIGYYNPVAQPAVVNIDEEKALKWLQTGAQASDTVRNLLSKAGVLKKFHESKLQK, from the coding sequence GTGGCAGTACGTATTCGTCTGAAACGTATGGGTGCTCATAAAGCGCCTTTCTATCGTGTAGTGGTTTCCGATTCCCGGTCTCCTCGTGACGGTCGTTTTATCGAGGAAATCGGTTACTATAACCCGGTTGCACAACCGGCAGTAGTGAACATCGATGAGGAAAAAGCGCTCAAGTGGCTTCAAACCGGTGCGCAAGCATCCGACACGGTTCGCAACTTGCTGAGCAAAGCGGGTGTGTTGAAGAAGTTCCATGAGTCTAAGCTGCAGAAATAA